A single genomic interval of Agarivorans aestuarii harbors:
- the frr gene encoding ribosome recycling factor gives MINEIKQDAQTRMGKSIESLKSQMSKVRTGRAHTSLLDGIMVPYYGVDTPLNQVGNVSTEDSRTLTVTVFDASLISAVEKAIMSSDLGLNPSSAGTLIRIPLPMLTEERRRDLIKVVRAEAEQARVAIRNIRRDANSDVKELLKEKEIGEDDDRRAQDEIQKITDAAVKQVDEALAAKEAELLEV, from the coding sequence GTGATTAACGAAATCAAACAAGATGCTCAAACACGCATGGGTAAAAGCATTGAGTCTTTGAAGTCTCAAATGTCTAAGGTTCGCACTGGCCGCGCTCACACAAGTCTACTAGACGGCATTATGGTGCCTTATTACGGTGTAGATACTCCGTTAAATCAAGTTGGTAATGTATCGACTGAAGATTCGCGTACGCTAACAGTAACCGTATTTGACGCGAGCTTAATTAGCGCAGTAGAAAAAGCTATTATGAGTTCTGACTTAGGCTTAAACCCTTCTTCTGCAGGTACGTTAATTCGCATACCATTACCAATGCTAACTGAAGAGCGTCGTCGTGACTTAATCAAGGTTGTTCGCGCCGAAGCAGAGCAAGCTCGTGTGGCTATTCGTAACATTCGCCGTGATGCCAACAGCGATGTAAAAGAACTGCTTAAAGAAAAAGAAATTGGTGAAGATGATGACCGTCGCGCTCAAGACGAGATTCAAAAAATTACAGATGCAGCAGTTAAGCAAGTTGATGAAGCTTTAGCCGCTAAAGAAGCTGAATTGCTGGAAGTTTAA
- the tsf gene encoding translation elongation factor Ts encodes MAITAALVKELRDRTGAGMMDCKKALTETDGDIELAIDNMRKSGAAKAAKKAGNIAADGAIIIKEGAGFAALLEVNCQTDFVAKDANFTAFAEKVAEAAAAEKTDIETLKANFEEERVQLVAKIGENISIRRVEYLDGAPIASYRHGERIGVAVTGEADVETLKHVAMHVAASKPEFLSPDDVPADVVEKEKKLQIEIAMNEGKPAEIAEKMVTGRMKKFTGEISLTGQAFIMEPKKTVGAILKEKGASIAGFIRLEVGEGIEKKEEDFAAEVAAQIAAAKK; translated from the coding sequence ATGGCAATTACTGCTGCCCTAGTAAAAGAACTGCGCGACCGTACCGGCGCAGGCATGATGGATTGTAAAAAAGCGTTGACTGAAACTGATGGTGACATCGAGTTAGCGATTGATAATATGCGTAAGAGCGGAGCTGCTAAAGCGGCTAAAAAAGCAGGCAACATTGCAGCTGACGGCGCAATTATTATTAAAGAAGGCGCGGGTTTCGCTGCCTTACTAGAAGTTAACTGTCAAACTGACTTCGTAGCTAAAGATGCTAACTTCACAGCTTTCGCTGAAAAAGTAGCTGAAGCTGCTGCTGCTGAAAAAACTGACATCGAAACTTTGAAAGCAAACTTCGAAGAAGAGCGTGTTCAACTGGTTGCTAAAATCGGTGAAAACATCTCAATTCGTCGTGTTGAGTACTTAGACGGTGCTCCAATTGCTTCTTACCGTCACGGTGAGCGCATTGGTGTTGCAGTAACAGGTGAAGCTGACGTAGAAACGCTTAAGCACGTTGCTATGCACGTAGCTGCTTCTAAGCCTGAGTTTTTATCTCCTGACGACGTACCAGCTGACGTTGTAGAAAAAGAGAAAAAACTACAAATCGAAATCGCTATGAACGAAGGCAAACCTGCTGAGATCGCCGAGAAAATGGTGACTGGCCGTATGAAGAAATTCACCGGCGAAATCTCACTGACTGGCCAAGCGTTCATTATGGAACCTAAGAAAACTGTTGGCGCTATCTTGAAAGAGAAAGGCGCTTCAATTGCTGGTTTCATTCGCCTAGAAGTTGGCGAAGGCATTGAGAAGAAAGAAGAAGATTTTGCTGCAGAAGTTGCTGCACAAATCGCTGCAGCTAAAAAGTAA
- the pyrH gene encoding UMP kinase: protein MSTNPKPAYRRILLKLSGEALMGDEGFGIDPKVLDRMALEIKELVELGIQVGLVIGGGNLFRGEGLAKAGMNRVVGDHMGMLATVMNGLAMRDALHRNFVNARLMSAIELNGVCDSYNWADAISNLKAGKVVIFSAGTGNPFFTTDSAACLRGIEIEAEAVLKGTKVDGVFTADPVKDPAATLYSELDYAEVLDKELKVMDLAAFTLARDHNLPIRVFNMNKPGSLKNVVMGADEGTTICHVSNKTETE from the coding sequence ATGAGCACCAATCCTAAACCTGCATATCGTCGCATTCTTTTAAAACTTTCAGGTGAAGCCCTAATGGGTGATGAAGGTTTTGGTATTGACCCTAAAGTATTGGACCGTATGGCTCTTGAAATCAAAGAGTTAGTAGAATTAGGTATCCAAGTTGGTCTTGTTATTGGTGGTGGTAACCTGTTTCGAGGCGAAGGCCTTGCTAAAGCAGGGATGAACCGCGTGGTAGGCGACCACATGGGCATGCTAGCAACCGTAATGAACGGTTTAGCTATGCGTGACGCGTTACACAGAAATTTTGTAAATGCACGCTTAATGTCGGCCATTGAGCTAAATGGCGTGTGTGATTCATACAACTGGGCTGATGCGATTAGCAATTTAAAAGCCGGTAAAGTTGTGATTTTCTCAGCGGGTACGGGCAATCCTTTCTTCACCACAGACTCGGCAGCGTGTTTACGTGGCATTGAGATTGAAGCTGAAGCCGTGCTAAAAGGCACGAAAGTGGACGGCGTATTTACTGCCGACCCTGTAAAAGACCCCGCAGCCACTTTATACAGTGAGCTGGATTACGCTGAAGTACTAGACAAAGAATTAAAAGTGATGGATTTAGCCGCATTCACTTTAGCGCGAGACCATAACTTGCCAATTCGTGTATTCAACATGAATAAACCAGGCAGCTTAAAGAATGTTGTTATGGGCGCAGATGAAGGCACCACTATCTGTCACGTATCAAATAAAACAGAAACAGAGTAG